The Rosa rugosa chromosome 1, drRosRugo1.1, whole genome shotgun sequence genomic sequence AGGAACAAACTGAAGTTGATGGAAAtaggagagagatgagagattaTGAGGTTTTGTATAATCCATCTGAGATGGAGGTCCTTTGCGTCTGTGGTATGTTCAACTTCAAAGGATATTTATGCAGGCATGCGCTCTCCATCCTAAACCAAAATGGCATGCAGGAGATTCCAGCTCAATACATTCTTTCACGATGGAGAAAAGATGTTAAGCGCAGTTATGTTTATGATCACAGCTGCAGTGGCATTGATATTAATAACCCAGTTCACAGGTACGATCATCTGTATAAATGCATCGTGCAGGTTGTGGAGGAAGGGAGGAAATCACAAGACCGTTACAAGATTGCATTGCAGGAATTGGATGGGATATTGAACAAGCTTTGTATTACCGAAGATTGTGCCTTGTAGTTATAAAATTAATTAGAGAATGTATGGTGTATCATATAAAACCATGTCTACTCTGTGTAGCTGAAAATGTGTGCAATACAAAGCTCTTTTCTCCACTGTCATTTGTTTTTgtattggtttttgttagataAAGGCTTTGAACTTTGTAAGCATACAAAAACAGACATAACATCGCAATTGATCCCCTCTCAGAAAAGATTTCGACTAAATAGTTAGGATCCTTTTGCTCCCACAGTTCTCATGGGTGTAAATTGTGAAAGAAACTTCAAGCACGGTAAAATATTATATTATAATCAAAATAGTATTGCATATAGctctctaagagattatttgtCTCCAACTACAGTTTGAACACATGgtcaagaaaacatacaaacaCTCATGTATTCATGTTAAAAACTAGTCACTTTCTTGTTGCTAGTGGTACCTGGTAGGAACGTTATAAGCGGAAAGATGAGCGAACAATGAGAAAGGCAACTCCACTATTATGAATCACAGTGTACCATCTTAAGAGAGCATGTAAGGTATGAGCATTAAACATGGTCTACAACATGATTGGTAAAATACAACTCTACCAAAATCACAAGTAATTTGTCTAGACATATATCACTGACTACTTCTAAAGTTCTAAAACTTGAGCACATATGGGTAAACCCACCAAAGTCCTTTAGCTGGACCCTTGGTCAAGTACAGGAAGTCTGCAATGCATACTGATTGACTTATCAAGTCGATGGGTACCAggaatgaaaaattgaaaaaccagTGTCAAGCAAGCACCTTGTGGAGCAATCCCATAGAAAGCGCAGTCTGGCTTAGCCAAATGGCATTGAAGGCTCTTACCAAAATGCTTCACACTCACTTGCACTGATTGAGCATCTCCCCTTAGAACTGCCCTTGCTGCCCGAGTCTGAGCACTCAAGTTTCGGTCTTCAGACGGGGCATCAGCTTGCTCACCTATGACCAAAAGCTTCTGAAACTCAGCACCAAGTGTGATCAGTGTAGTTGAAATCTGAATGTGTAAATCCCCATGCTTGCTTATGGAAATATTAAGAAGATCACCAACATGCCTCATCCGATCCACAAAATTTTGCAACTGATTCAAATCTGGAACCTGAACCAGAGTCTGGGGCAAATCTTGAGCCATATCAAGAGCAGTTTGAAGTTCAAGAACCTGATTCCTAGACAAAGGTGATGAGATTGGTACATCCTGGATTACTGCAGATTTATAACCCTTGGTCTCAAAGGTAAGGAAAGGCAATCTTTGAGTAGAATTTTTAGTAAGCTTCTTTGCTAATTTAATCTGCAGGCGATTAGCTGTTGGCCCATTTCCAAACTCAGTACATATGCTGACACTGCTACGAAGAGCACGCTGCAGAAGAGAAATGTCTACTGTAAAGGCAATGCAGTCATCAGACTGGCTAGAGATGCGATAGTCATCAAAAAGAGCTTCTTTGCTAAACTGAGCAATGGATTGAACTCCATCGCCATTGAGAAGGTTGTGGAGGAAGAAAACACGGTCCCTGTTGAGGAAGAGATGGCATATCTTTCCCATCTTGTCTAGTGCTGGTAAGAACCTCTTTTCTAAAAGATTCACACCGTTCTCTGTAAGAAATGCCTTGAACTTCATATCTCTATCTGTGTCTGTTTCTGTCTCACTTGTTGGCAAAATAATTGGAGGCAAAACAAGGAGGGGTTAGTGTAAGTATTTGCATTGAAATGAGACCATTTTGCAATCTTAAAAATGGTCCCTTAAAGTATCATGTTGGGAGATAGTGCTAACATGTCTTATAGACTACAGAAATCATTATATGTTGAATTATCCTCAAAGATGATGAACTTTTTTCAACTTAGTCGGGAATCTTTGAATACGAGAACTATTCACTTTCAATGCCACTATTTCCTCAGTAATCAGCGTGAATACAATAATAGGATATCTGCATCAAATGTCCCAGCACAATGACCCATTTTTCTTCCAACCAATTTCAGTATTATAAACATTGCTACAGATTCCATTAAGCATAGTCCTCTCATACTTCAATCAATCTGTGCGTCCTGTATTATTCCTATCATTATGTCCGAGCACAAAATTTTCTCCTTCTATGTTGTTTTTctggtttttaggttttctgtatccAACCATTTATATAATGTACTAGCATTTTCTTCTAAAAACAAAAGATCAGTGTATTGATATTTGATGCGAATTTCATAGGCTAAAACCATACATAAGCCAAATCCATAAATCTGATGATGCATTGTATCAATTACTATTTGTAATTTGATGAATAATCTATCAACAAAATACAGCATATGCTCTCAAAACAATGACCAGGAAAATTTAAAGGTCTAATCACTTGAATCGAACAATTCCCCGTAAGTATACTTAACAAGGTACTACAGTTATGTAGTTTCACTTTCTTTACCGTCGGTTTGGGTAGTGAGAAACTTAGAGCAGTTTTTCATTTCGTTTCTACTTTCTACGATTTCTAAACTGGGGAAATCCATAGCTTCAGAATTTGGAGGAAAGTAAAAAGGGGGGGGCGAGTTAGGGTTTCTGAATCTAACCTTTGATGAGTTGTGCTCCGTCGAGATTTGAATCTGAGAAACCACCTCTGCCGTTGGACTCCGAGACTACTCGCCTCCACTGGCGCCAATGCTTTGCTTATTTATACAGAAGGCCTTCTTCATAACACTACACGCCGTTTGGAGTTTTAATTCGACGTGCCGTTTTAAAGATAATTTGcatattttgattattttcacCTTACTCCTCAAAAGTCTAATATgcataattaatttatttaatgaCATTTACCTCAAATTAGAAGTGAGAGTTTGAATAGGTGATTTGCGAGCATAACTTTGCCTCACATTTAAAGTCAGAATTCGAATATCTCCTTTAACTTTTAAGATAACAAATATATGCTCAAGTGAGATAAAGTCATAAAACTAAAGCTTATAAGCAGGAGCAGCTAAAATTTTCTAGCCATGAATGGACATTTTCTTCAAATTACTTCTTGTTGTATGATGTAGAGTAAACTCTAGCATGGCAGATGCTATAGAAATTATACATCTCAGTGTGTGTGTGGCAATAATTCTAACAAGAAATGCTCAGTGGTTAAAGAGAAtaaaaatgaccaatttacatTCAATCCTTTATTACAATGTTACCAATAATCTTTACATGAACAGAAGCCATGTCTGAAATGGTGGAACCGAGTTCCATCCCTAACAATCACTTCTCTATCATACACCTTGGAAACCAGCTTTGCCATGCTGTGACAATCCACACAGATTCTGAGGTTCTTCATGACTCTAATAGTCACCCCAGGTCCTAAACTAATCAATCCAAACGCAATTGCTTACTTCTCACTGTGCTTATAAACTGCACTCTCCTTATTCTCTTCCCCTACATCAAGAAAAACCTCGGACGTATCAGGTGAATACCCTGCAGATTTCAAGTCTTTAATCATCTCAACCAACTTGGAATATATCTTTTCGGATTGAGGATGTGAGCCATCCCCGGCTACAAACTCATGAACATCACCATTCACCTCTATCAAACTACAACCAGGAGTCTTCTTGATCCCCCTATCCATAATCGTTTGCCTTACCTCGCGGAAACTTTCCCATTTGTTGCAAGCTGCATATATATTGCATAAGAGAACATAAACAGCGCTGTTTTCAGGATCCAAATCTAGTATCTGTTTTGCCACCACTTCAGCCAGTTCTGCATCTTTATGCATTCTACAAGCACCGAGAAGAGTTCCCCATACAACTGAGTTTGGTTCTATTGGCATGTTCTGTATAACCTCATAAGCTTCTTTAAGACGCCCTGCTCGACCAAGAAGATCCACCATGCACCCGTAATGCTCAACAGTAGGCTCAATCCCATGTAGGGTGATCATACTAGAGAAAAACTTTCTACCTTCATCGACCATGCCAGAGTGAGTACACGCA encodes the following:
- the LOC133738598 gene encoding checkpoint protein hus1, with the translated sequence MKFKAFLTENGVNLLEKRFLPALDKMGKICHLFLNRDRVFFLHNLLNGDGVQSIAQFSKEALFDDYRISSQSDDCIAFTVDISLLQRALRSSVSICTEFGNGPTANRLQIKLAKKLTKNSTQRLPFLTFETKGYKSAVIQDVPISSPLSRNQVLELQTALDMAQDLPQTLVQVPDLNQLQNFVDRMRHVGDLLNISISKHGDLHIQISTTLITLGAEFQKLLVIGEQADAPSEDRNLSAQTRAARAVLRGDAQSVQVSVKHFGKSLQCHLAKPDCAFYGIAPQGACLTLVFQFFIPGTHRLDKSISMHCRLPVLDQGSS